The window ACGTTGTGGATCAGGGGGATGTGCTTGTCGCCTATGCCCTGGATGTTGTGCTCGCCGAAGCCGTTGTAGAGCATCGTCGGACACTCCAGGGCCTCGACCGCTGCGATCCTGGCGCCGTGGTCGGCCTTGAGTCGTTCGCCGGCGGCAAGGGTGCCCGCCGAGCCGGAGGCGGCCACGAAGGCGGCCAGACGCAGGCCGGGGCGTAGCGCTGCGTGGTGCAGGTACAGGTGCTCCAGGGCCCGACCGGTCACCTCGTGGTGGCCGACGTGGTTGGCGAACTCGGTGAACTGGTTGAGGATGAAGTTGACGGGATCCTTCTCCAACTCGTTGCAGGCGTCGTAGATCTCCTTGACGTTGCTCTCCGAGCCGGTGGTACGGATCACGTCGTCGGGCTCCGCGATCCACTCCTCCAGCCACTCGAAGCGTTCTCGGCTCATGTTCTCCGGGAGCACGGCGACGCCCCGGCAGCCCATGAGGCGCGAGATGGCGACGCCACCCCGGGCGTAGTTGCCGGTCGACGGCCAGATCGCCCGGTGCAGCGTCGGGTCGTACTGGCCGGTGACCACCCGGGGGACCAGGCAGGAGTAGGCGGCCAGCACCTTGTGGGCTCCGATCATTGGGAACCGGTTGCCGAACGCCACGATGATCGGCGACGCCACACCGGTCAGTTCCGACGGGAGCACCACGTGCTCCGGCAGGTCGGTGAACCCACCGTGCAGGTCGTTGTACCAGTGGACCCGGAACAGGTTCCGGGCGTCGGCGGCATTGCGGTCGACGCTGGACAGGGCGGTTCGGACGCCGTCGGGGATCCTGGACGGGTCGGCCAACTGGGCGAAGGTGGGGAGCACGATGCCCTGCTCGCGGAACCGGTCGACGCTGCGCTGGTAGCGATCTTCGTCGACCAGGTCGGTGGACAACCCGAAGCGGGAGGTGTCGAAGGTGGCGGGGTCGAAGGTGGGAGCAGCGAACGCGCCAATCCCGGCATCGCGGGGGGTGCTCATGCCCGCAGGCTAACCACTGGCCTGCATCCGCGTTGACAAAATGTTGACATGGGAGGCCTGAGGCGGACCGGGTGGGAGGTTGGTGTCGTGCGCCGGTCATGACGGGTGTCACCCGCCACGTCGGGGTGCCGCGGAATTCGGTTGCCGCGATGCAAGGCTGTCCCCCGTGATTCGACGGACCCTCGGTGCCCTGTTGACGATCGGCGTGATCGGCGTGGTGGTCGTGCTCGCCGCGCGCGTGGCCGAACCGTCGGTGCGGCCGGTCCTGTACCCGGTTTCGGCGTCGCCGGCGACTACCGCTCCGGTCTCGGCTTCGTCCGATTCGAACGTCGGCTCAGCACCAGCCGCCGAGCCGGCATCCGGTGCGACGACCGTGCCAGTGGCCACGACGGTTGCACCGACTGCCACGGTGCCTGCTCCCGCCACCACGGTTCCACCTACCACGACGACCGTGGCTCCTGTGGACGAGGTGGCCGTGCTGACAGCCTCCTATTCCTGGGGGCGGAGTTCGGAGGCCGTTGAGCTCCAGCAGGTGCTGGGGGTCGAGGCCGATGGCTGGTACGGGCCTGCGACCCGGGCGGCGCACCTGGCCGAGAACGAGGCACGTGGCCTCCCGGTCGACGCCGTGGCGACGGCGCCCACCACGACCACGACGACGGCGCCCACCGCCACGACGACCGTGGCGACGACCACGACGACGGCGCCCGCCACCACGGTTCCGTCGACCACCACGGCCGTCCCGACGACCACGGTGCCGCCGCCCAGCACCACTGCGGGGATGTTCGGGAACCTGGGGGCCCAGCTGATGGCCCAACTGCTGGGCCAGCCGTGCATCGCCGACGGTGACCTGAGTGACTGCGGCCCCGAGGTCGACGCCCTCGTGAGGGGGCTCGTGGGCTGAGCCTGCCTTCGGGTCCCCGACCGGAAGCAGGCCGCCCCGGTTGAGGATCGAACACCTGTTCGATATGGTCCGGAGATGGGCTGGTCCAGTTCCCGGATGCCGTGGCGTGAGCTGGAGGGCCGCCTCTCCGACCGTTCGTTCGATCCGGTGCCCCGTCCGGCACCGGCGGCCGCCGCGAGGCCCCGGCCCGTGGGGCCGTCGGCCGGCGCAGCGCCGGGAGGCCGGGTGCCCTACGCCGAGCTGCACTGCCACTCCCACTTCAGCTTCCTGGACGGGGCCTCGTCGCCAGACGAGTTGGTGGCCGAGGCCGTCCGCCTGGGGCTCACCGCCCTGGCACTCACCGACCACGACGGCTTCTACGGGGTGGTGCGGTTCGCCGAGGCGGCCCGGGAACACGGCCTGCCGACCGTGTTCGGCAGCGAGCTGTCGCTGGACGCATCAACTGCCCGTACCGCCGTCGGTGACCCATCGGCCACCCACCTGCTGGTGCTGGCCGAGGACCCGACCGGCTATGCCCGGCTGGGCACCGCCATATCAGAGGCCCAACTGGCCGGAAGCAAGGGACACCCCCGACTCTCCCTGGATCGGCTCACCGACCTGGCCGGAGCGGATCCCCACTGGACGGTCCTCACCGGGTGCCGGAAGGGCGCCGTTCCGGCAGCCCTCCAGCGCGATGGTCCGGCGGCGGCAGGACGGGCCCTGGACGACCTGGTGGAACGGTTCGGCCGCCAACGGGTGGTGGTGGAGCTCTGGGACCACGGGTACCCGCTGGACGCCGAGCGCAACGACGCCCTGGCCCGCCTCGCCGTGGGCGCCGGCCTGGGCGTGGTGGCCACCAACAACGTCCACTACCACCGCCCGGCCCGTCGCCGCCTGGCCACCGCCATGGCCGCGGTGCGGGCCCGCCGGTCGATGGACGAACTGGATGGCTGGCTTCCGGCCGCCGGGACGGCCCACCTGCGCTCCGGGGTGGAGCAGGCCCGACGGTTCGCCCGATGGCCGTCGGCCGTGTCCGCAGCGGCCGAGCTGGGTGGGCGGTGTGCATTCGACCTCCGCCTGGTGGCCCCCGGCCTGCCGCCCTACCCGTGTCCCGACGGGCTGGACGAGATGGCCCTCCTGCGTCGGCTGGCCGCCGACGGGGCCACCGACCGCTACGGAGGGCGCACCTCCGAACGCGTCGTGGGGGCATGGGCCCAGGTCGACCGGGAGCTGGACATCATCGCCACACTCGGATTCCCCGGGTACTTCCTCGTGGTGTGGGACATCGTGGAGTTCTGCCGGCGGGAGGGGATCCTCTGCCAGGGACGGGGATCGGCGGCCAACTCGGCGGTCTGCTACGCGCTGGGCATCACCAACGCCGACGCTGTGGGCCTGGGCCTGCTGTTCGAGCGGTTCCTCTCCCCGGAGCGGGACGGGCCGCCCGACATCGACCTGGACATCGAGAGCGGTCGCCGGGAGGAGGTCATCCAGTACGTGTATGGCCGCTACGGCCGTCGGCACACCGCCCAGGTGGCCAACGTCATCACCTACCGGGCCCGCTCGGCGGTGCGCGACGCGGCCCGGGCACTGGGGTACGACCCGGGTCAGCAGGACGCCTTTGCCAAGGGCCTGGAGCGTCGGCTGTCGCCTGACGGGTCGACGACCGACGGCGGGTCGGCCTCCGGCGGTGGAGCGGTTCCGGCCGGGATCCCGGCCGACGTGGCCACCCTGGCCGACGAGTTGTGCGACGCCCCCCGGCACCTCGGCATCCACTCCGGTGGCATGGTCATCTGCGACCGGCCGATGGCCGAGGTGTGCCCGGTGGAGTGGGGGCGCATGGCTGACCGCAGCGTCCTGCAGTGGGACAAGGAGGACTGTGCCGCGGTTGGGCTGGTCAAGTTCGATCTGCTGGGCCTGGGCATGCTCAGCGCCCTGCACCACACCCTGGACCTGGTGGCCGCCCACGAGGGAACCCAGGTCGACCTGGCACGCCTGGACCAGGACGAGGCCGTCTACGACATGATCTGCGCTGCCGACACCATCGGGGTGTTCCAGATCGAGAGCCGGGCCCAGATGGCCACCCTGCCCCGGTT of the Acidimicrobiales bacterium genome contains:
- a CDS encoding pyridoxal-phosphate dependent enzyme; translation: MSTPRDAGIGAFAAPTFDPATFDTSRFGLSTDLVDEDRYQRSVDRFREQGIVLPTFAQLADPSRIPDGVRTALSSVDRNAADARNLFRVHWYNDLHGGFTDLPEHVVLPSELTGVASPIIVAFGNRFPMIGAHKVLAAYSCLVPRVVTGQYDPTLHRAIWPSTGNYARGGVAISRLMGCRGVAVLPENMSRERFEWLEEWIAEPDDVIRTTGSESNVKEIYDACNELEKDPVNFILNQFTEFANHVGHHEVTGRALEHLYLHHAALRPGLRLAAFVAASGSAGTLAAGERLKADHGARIAAVEALECPTMLYNGFGEHNIQGIGDKHIPLIHNVTNTDIVVGVSDTACDELGMAFGTAEGLAQLASMGVDTAVLDTLCHFGLSSICNVVASIKTAKELDLGPDDAIVTVATDGSEMYGSEREAMTVGRYAAGFGPAEATAAVATHLLDADTSHVEVLDDTGRNRIFNLAYYTWVEQQGVEFADFEVRRGQDFWRHIQTMAPIWDAMIDEFNARTGVLAAD
- a CDS encoding error-prone DNA polymerase produces the protein MGWSSSRMPWRELEGRLSDRSFDPVPRPAPAAAARPRPVGPSAGAAPGGRVPYAELHCHSHFSFLDGASSPDELVAEAVRLGLTALALTDHDGFYGVVRFAEAAREHGLPTVFGSELSLDASTARTAVGDPSATHLLVLAEDPTGYARLGTAISEAQLAGSKGHPRLSLDRLTDLAGADPHWTVLTGCRKGAVPAALQRDGPAAAGRALDDLVERFGRQRVVVELWDHGYPLDAERNDALARLAVGAGLGVVATNNVHYHRPARRRLATAMAAVRARRSMDELDGWLPAAGTAHLRSGVEQARRFARWPSAVSAAAELGGRCAFDLRLVAPGLPPYPCPDGLDEMALLRRLAADGATDRYGGRTSERVVGAWAQVDRELDIIATLGFPGYFLVVWDIVEFCRREGILCQGRGSAANSAVCYALGITNADAVGLGLLFERFLSPERDGPPDIDLDIESGRREEVIQYVYGRYGRRHTAQVANVITYRARSAVRDAARALGYDPGQQDAFAKGLERRLSPDGSTTDGGSASGGGAVPAGIPADVATLADELCDAPRHLGIHSGGMVICDRPMAEVCPVEWGRMADRSVLQWDKEDCAAVGLVKFDLLGLGMLSALHHTLDLVAAHEGTQVDLARLDQDEAVYDMICAADTIGVFQIESRAQMATLPRLRPRCFHDLVVEIALIRPGPIQGGSVHPYIRRRNGQEEVTYLHPSCENALAGTLGIPLFQEQLMRLAIDVAGFTATEADRLRQAMGSKRSHARMEALHQRFLDGAGERGVPSDVAEQVWQKLAAFADYGFPESHAVSFAHLVYASCWLKFHHPAAFCAGLLNAQPMGFYSPHTLVQDVRRHGVEVRTPDLNRSAADATLEPGERGSAVSGAPGERGSGGPGVPWPAGRGGPAIRMGIGSVRSIGGDLADAIAAGRPYTSIEDLQRRVDPGRPAMEALATAGAFAAFDVDRREALWAAGALAATGPDRLAGMVTGTEPPPLPAMGASEVARADLWATGVSPDGHPTRFLRRRLAADGVVTAVDLRSVGDGARVRVAGVVTHRQRPHTAGGVTFLNLEDETGLVNVVVSKGCWARYRDVAVGAPALLVRGRVEASEGVVNVVAEHLAPLGVRPPASSRDFR